In the genome of Pristis pectinata isolate sPriPec2 chromosome 10, sPriPec2.1.pri, whole genome shotgun sequence, one region contains:
- the LOC127575059 gene encoding ADP-ribose glycohydrolase OARD1-like isoform X4, with product MASSADKPLEGNLQSFKICYVQGDLFSCPEKDALAHCISEDCNMEAGIAVLFKRKYGCVEELQNQKKKIGDVAVLQKDQRCIYYLITKKLASDKPTYDALQNSLKAMRDHCLDNGILKISMPKIGCGLDNLEWDKVSAIIQEVFKSTDIIITVYSL from the exons atggCTAGTTCTGCAGACAAGCCACTGGAGGGCAAT CTACAGAGCTTTAAGATCTGTTATGTGCAAGGTGATCTGTTCTCATGTCCAGAGAAGGATGCACTGGCACATTGCATCAGTGAAGATTGTAACATGGAGGCAGGGATAGCGGTTTTGTTCAAGAGGAAATATGGATGTGTCGAGGAGTTACAAAATCAGA aaaaaaaaattggggatGTTGCAGTGCTACAGAAAGATCAGAGATGCATCTATTATTTG ATCACCAAAAAGCTGGCATCAGATAAGCCTACTTATGACGCTCTGCAGAACAGCCTCAAGGCTATGAGGGACCACTGCCTGGATAACGGAATTTTGAAGATCTCAATGCCCAA GATTGGATGTGGACTGGACAACCTGGAGTGGGACAAAGTTTCTGCTATAATCCAAGAAGTCTTTAAGAGCACAGATATTATAATCACCGTGTACTCTTTGTAA
- the LOC127575059 gene encoding ADP-ribose glycohydrolase OARD1-like isoform X3: protein MAPAGNSRVDDLTCSLHTKDGEGQTNGKKRGKMASSADKPLEGNLQSFKICYVQGDLFSCPEKDALAHCISEDCNMEAGIAVLFKRKYGCVEELQNQKKKIGDVAVLQKDQRCIYYLITKKLASDKPTYDALQNSLKAMRDHCLDNGILKISMPKIGCGLDNLEWDKVSAIIQEVFKSTDIIITVYSL, encoded by the exons ATGGCGCCGGCAGGAAATAGCCGGGTGGACGATTTAACTTGCAGCCTTCACACCAAAGACGG TGAAGGACAGACAAAcggaaagaaaaggggaaaaatggCTAGTTCTGCAGACAAGCCACTGGAGGGCAAT CTACAGAGCTTTAAGATCTGTTATGTGCAAGGTGATCTGTTCTCATGTCCAGAGAAGGATGCACTGGCACATTGCATCAGTGAAGATTGTAACATGGAGGCAGGGATAGCGGTTTTGTTCAAGAGGAAATATGGATGTGTCGAGGAGTTACAAAATCAGA aaaaaaaaattggggatGTTGCAGTGCTACAGAAAGATCAGAGATGCATCTATTATTTG ATCACCAAAAAGCTGGCATCAGATAAGCCTACTTATGACGCTCTGCAGAACAGCCTCAAGGCTATGAGGGACCACTGCCTGGATAACGGAATTTTGAAGATCTCAATGCCCAA GATTGGATGTGGACTGGACAACCTGGAGTGGGACAAAGTTTCTGCTATAATCCAAGAAGTCTTTAAGAGCACAGATATTATAATCACCGTGTACTCTTTGTAA
- the LOC127575059 gene encoding ADP-ribose glycohydrolase OARD1-like isoform X1, with protein sequence MAPAGNSRVDDLTCSLHTKDGCKITSPNAVNLWGKNGGCFAIPDAGTLLVLCEGQTNGKKRGKMASSADKPLEGNLQSFKICYVQGDLFSCPEKDALAHCISEDCNMEAGIAVLFKRKYGCVEELQNQKKKIGDVAVLQKDQRCIYYLITKKLASDKPTYDALQNSLKAMRDHCLDNGILKISMPKIGCGLDNLEWDKVSAIIQEVFKSTDIIITVYSL encoded by the exons ATGGCGCCGGCAGGAAATAGCCGGGTGGACGATTTAACTTGCAGCCTTCACACCAAAGACGGGTGTAAAATTACTTCACCTAATGCAGTTAATCTCTGGGGAAAAAATGGTGGTTGTTTCGCGATTCCCGATGCGGGGACGTTGCTCGTGTTGTG TGAAGGACAGACAAAcggaaagaaaaggggaaaaatggCTAGTTCTGCAGACAAGCCACTGGAGGGCAAT CTACAGAGCTTTAAGATCTGTTATGTGCAAGGTGATCTGTTCTCATGTCCAGAGAAGGATGCACTGGCACATTGCATCAGTGAAGATTGTAACATGGAGGCAGGGATAGCGGTTTTGTTCAAGAGGAAATATGGATGTGTCGAGGAGTTACAAAATCAGA aaaaaaaaattggggatGTTGCAGTGCTACAGAAAGATCAGAGATGCATCTATTATTTG ATCACCAAAAAGCTGGCATCAGATAAGCCTACTTATGACGCTCTGCAGAACAGCCTCAAGGCTATGAGGGACCACTGCCTGGATAACGGAATTTTGAAGATCTCAATGCCCAA GATTGGATGTGGACTGGACAACCTGGAGTGGGACAAAGTTTCTGCTATAATCCAAGAAGTCTTTAAGAGCACAGATATTATAATCACCGTGTACTCTTTGTAA
- the LOC127575059 gene encoding ADP-ribose glycohydrolase OARD1-like isoform X2 → MITMPKHLFAWEALCIILGNGNLVSFMNDSEGQTNGKKRGKMASSADKPLEGNLQSFKICYVQGDLFSCPEKDALAHCISEDCNMEAGIAVLFKRKYGCVEELQNQKKKIGDVAVLQKDQRCIYYLITKKLASDKPTYDALQNSLKAMRDHCLDNGILKISMPKIGCGLDNLEWDKVSAIIQEVFKSTDIIITVYSL, encoded by the exons ATGATTACAATGCCAAAACATTTGTTTGCTTGGGAAGCTCTTTGTATTATTCTTGGAAATGGAAACCTGGTCTCTTTTATGAATGACAG TGAAGGACAGACAAAcggaaagaaaaggggaaaaatggCTAGTTCTGCAGACAAGCCACTGGAGGGCAAT CTACAGAGCTTTAAGATCTGTTATGTGCAAGGTGATCTGTTCTCATGTCCAGAGAAGGATGCACTGGCACATTGCATCAGTGAAGATTGTAACATGGAGGCAGGGATAGCGGTTTTGTTCAAGAGGAAATATGGATGTGTCGAGGAGTTACAAAATCAGA aaaaaaaaattggggatGTTGCAGTGCTACAGAAAGATCAGAGATGCATCTATTATTTG ATCACCAAAAAGCTGGCATCAGATAAGCCTACTTATGACGCTCTGCAGAACAGCCTCAAGGCTATGAGGGACCACTGCCTGGATAACGGAATTTTGAAGATCTCAATGCCCAA GATTGGATGTGGACTGGACAACCTGGAGTGGGACAAAGTTTCTGCTATAATCCAAGAAGTCTTTAAGAGCACAGATATTATAATCACCGTGTACTCTTTGTAA